The following proteins are encoded in a genomic region of Chloracidobacterium sp.:
- a CDS encoding translocation/assembly module TamB domain-containing protein: MSDRDENSERPDENADRRPFPLRRKLLAAAGFLAILAVLGTALIYGLFRAGVFDGYIKSQFIARLDEMGVDFKADAFRVFPSPLELRLENAVFSNKANGETLLIVRDARFKFTLIDMLALKLSREISIDRTEIDGAELFIKFDENGRSNFSGIHLIESEEGSRLSFRYDAVNVAVRDSVVHFGDISHKIAGEAKDLGIGLTPTGERTAAGDPRFRFNLSSSGSAFSYDDRTVENLDIRANGVIDGTGADLTEVTVRSPLGEASASGRLDDWKNLNYSGDINSTVDLTQASMLLASTTALRGVGNFKGKVSGAGEQYKIEGTIDSEALRADGVYLKAVNVSATMNGTNANYEGNGRAVAEMLTFGDFKVNMLNLFGNIRGTGTDFRWVGELQAAAAETGALTFGKLFLRDALAEYKDRELRAAVGDGVAQKFSIGDLTFDALRTRDMRLLLPKGRLEISAPAASAKRLAAPEYAFDGVTGRGITVKHAGSDTEVAVNDVHSPNGSIAGAGIIDLTAGAFRLLDKKRDTQMTFSDVSAARVESDGTVISGIDAPEVTIGHTPGLTTIYSDHSRVAAIDTGSARLGEVNIGGIRLSIRNGIVQGSSNDIDAGNIALVKGKGSPGGSLDAVKFGQPVFVVEPAGRYRASADMSIGGGTVGSIALGRGSAKVTIDNDAVDLTSLTAEAMNGSIDGTIRVGLSNRKRSAVDVDFAGIDLSKLIAVQAGRIVPLDGTANGSVHLKFGGTDYRTSSGEVKGTITANTLGSGDDRVPISGRFGLSAANGLVSIADLDLSTGSSKLTGTGRFDMRGQDSDLALSLNSTDGSEVQRIFEVTGAFPELNDQLHDLQLSVAGNFAMTARLTGDIFEPNMDAKASAEQVIMRQRAVGRVTADILTDANSVTLRNGVLTQQGGGKAAFEIKAPFGIPNSVAIDAVLDGVNAGDLLGALPIDLPSRIADLNGRTTGTVKISGLPNKATGSLDLTAVNGQIAKHDFDELHAKATFENTLIRFETANIKLGQGYMAATGEYDRATTRFDLSLDAKALPFPLVLSLLPPNDSIPAITGLVDVEGTAQGEADMTSTYNINFNGVARAVTIGESPFGDVVFEGRTADQKLTANLSATLDGRLQTIAGTMHFDDAMLPFEASTVLNDNSLTPYLAFFPQLKDIPITGKATGRVELSGTLRQPNSSGQPEFSSRGLSGSAQFSQLSMTIQDTPLAAAEPVSIKFNAREVVFENAKFAGSGSNMAIAGTKALAADAVNDLSINGRISLNLVNLFTKDTFYAGLADVAVRITGQNTQSRLSGTASTENASFAAFIGTDRLTLDRIRARVIFSSDQADIENMSGYLGGGKFTAGGGAILNGLSVQSFRLSLNGSNVTVPLPQDFITTGDARIDITGIRGGSANVLQVTIGGRVYARRSLYSHDIDLANVIGARHERPISSGPSSIAPPRFDLVIEGRDALTVRNNIADLTASVSLVLTGDANEPRLSGRITANSGTMFYRNDRYDIQRGVLEFPPDTTIEPVIDLQAESEINGYQIFVNLSGPLKDTERLTANVRSVPALPSDDVVSLITTGSLANTAGGIPTLAQSGINTAAEIITDSIINAPARRATNKLFGLNVFEIDPIISGQQAGVGASARLTVGRQINNNLRVTYATNLSQDQNQVLALEYRVSNKLSFVAQYEQRSLTNVTRNRDNFSFEVRFRRRF; this comes from the coding sequence ATGAGTGATAGGGATGAAAATTCGGAAAGGCCGGATGAGAACGCAGATCGCAGGCCTTTCCCTCTACGCCGTAAACTGCTGGCCGCGGCAGGCTTTCTGGCCATATTGGCCGTTCTCGGCACAGCTCTGATCTACGGCCTCTTCCGTGCGGGCGTTTTTGACGGTTACATAAAGAGCCAATTCATCGCGCGGCTCGACGAAATGGGCGTGGACTTTAAGGCCGACGCATTTCGCGTTTTTCCTTCACCGCTCGAACTCCGTCTCGAAAATGCCGTTTTCAGCAACAAGGCTAACGGCGAGACGCTGCTTATCGTTCGTGATGCGCGTTTCAAATTCACGCTCATCGATATGCTGGCGTTGAAGCTCTCACGCGAGATCAGCATCGACAGAACTGAGATCGACGGAGCTGAACTCTTTATAAAATTTGACGAGAACGGCCGTTCGAATTTCTCAGGCATTCACTTGATCGAAAGCGAGGAAGGCAGCCGCCTGAGCTTCCGCTATGATGCGGTCAATGTTGCCGTGCGCGACAGCGTAGTACATTTTGGAGACATTTCGCACAAGATCGCCGGCGAGGCAAAGGATCTCGGTATCGGGCTGACACCGACCGGCGAAAGGACGGCGGCGGGTGACCCGCGTTTTCGATTCAACTTGTCTTCATCAGGTTCTGCCTTCTCCTATGATGACAGGACGGTCGAAAACCTCGATATCCGTGCGAACGGTGTTATCGATGGTACGGGTGCAGACCTTACTGAGGTTACTGTCCGCTCGCCGCTGGGCGAGGCTTCTGCGAGCGGACGGCTTGACGACTGGAAGAACTTGAACTATTCGGGCGATATCAACTCGACGGTCGATCTTACACAAGCCTCGATGCTCCTTGCTAGCACGACAGCATTGCGCGGCGTAGGCAATTTCAAAGGGAAGGTCAGCGGGGCCGGTGAACAGTACAAGATCGAAGGGACGATCGATTCGGAAGCCCTTCGTGCCGACGGTGTTTACCTGAAAGCCGTGAATGTGTCGGCAACTATGAACGGCACAAATGCCAACTATGAGGGCAACGGACGTGCTGTGGCCGAGATGCTGACATTCGGTGACTTCAAGGTCAATATGCTCAACCTTTTCGGCAACATTCGCGGCACCGGAACGGACTTTCGGTGGGTCGGCGAACTGCAGGCGGCAGCTGCCGAAACGGGAGCTTTGACCTTCGGGAAACTCTTTCTGCGCGATGCGCTTGCCGAGTATAAAGACCGCGAACTGCGGGCCGCGGTCGGTGACGGCGTTGCACAAAAGTTCAGCATCGGCGACCTTACCTTTGATGCACTTCGTACACGCGATATGCGGCTGCTGCTGCCGAAAGGAAGGCTTGAGATCTCCGCACCGGCCGCTTCGGCGAAGCGCCTCGCCGCGCCTGAGTACGCCTTTGACGGCGTTACCGGACGCGGCATAACAGTAAAGCACGCCGGTTCGGACACAGAGGTTGCGGTAAATGATGTTCACTCGCCCAACGGCAGTATCGCGGGTGCCGGCATCATAGATCTCACCGCCGGTGCTTTCCGCCTTCTGGACAAGAAACGCGACACGCAAATGACCTTCTCCGACGTGAGTGCCGCAAGGGTCGAATCGGACGGCACGGTCATAAGCGGCATTGACGCTCCGGAAGTAACCATCGGCCACACGCCCGGCCTGACAACTATTTACTCTGACCATTCGCGTGTTGCTGCGATCGATACAGGCTCGGCACGCCTCGGCGAGGTGAATATCGGCGGCATACGCCTCTCGATCCGCAACGGCATCGTGCAAGGCAGTTCGAACGACATAGATGCGGGCAATATAGCTCTTGTAAAAGGCAAGGGCTCGCCCGGAGGCAGCCTTGATGCGGTCAAGTTCGGACAGCCGGTTTTTGTTGTCGAACCCGCGGGCCGATATCGTGCAAGTGCCGATATGAGCATCGGCGGCGGAACGGTCGGCAGCATCGCGCTCGGCCGCGGCTCTGCCAAAGTTACGATCGACAATGACGCGGTCGATCTTACATCGCTCACAGCCGAGGCGATGAACGGCAGCATCGACGGCACGATCCGCGTCGGTCTGAGCAACCGAAAACGCTCGGCAGTTGACGTTGACTTTGCCGGCATCGACCTATCAAAGCTTATCGCCGTGCAGGCCGGCCGCATCGTACCGCTTGACGGAACCGCGAACGGCTCGGTCCATCTGAAATTCGGCGGAACCGATTACCGTACATCGAGCGGTGAAGTGAAAGGAACCATAACGGCGAATACTCTCGGCAGCGGCGATGACAGGGTGCCTATCAGCGGCCGTTTCGGCCTGAGTGCCGCTAACGGCCTTGTTTCGATCGCCGATCTTGACCTCTCAACAGGGTCATCAAAGCTGACCGGAACAGGACGCTTTGATATGCGCGGGCAGGATTCCGACCTTGCTCTGTCGCTGAACTCGACGGACGGAAGCGAGGTGCAGCGGATCTTTGAGGTTACGGGTGCGTTCCCGGAGTTGAATGACCAGCTTCACGACCTGCAGCTTAGCGTTGCGGGCAATTTTGCGATGACGGCGCGTCTTACGGGCGACATCTTCGAGCCGAATATGGACGCAAAGGCATCGGCTGAGCAAGTGATAATGAGGCAGCGTGCTGTCGGCAGGGTAACCGCAGATATTCTTACCGACGCCAATTCCGTTACGCTCCGCAATGGTGTGCTGACACAGCAGGGCGGAGGCAAGGCAGCCTTTGAGATAAAGGCACCGTTCGGGATACCGAACAGCGTTGCGATCGATGCCGTCCTTGATGGAGTCAATGCCGGAGACCTGTTGGGGGCCTTGCCCATTGACCTTCCGTCCCGCATAGCCGACCTCAACGGCCGAACCACAGGGACGGTCAAGATCTCCGGCCTGCCGAACAAGGCAACGGGCAGTCTTGACCTGACAGCCGTCAACGGCCAGATCGCTAAGCACGATTTTGATGAGCTGCACGCGAAGGCGACATTTGAAAATACGCTGATCCGCTTTGAAACGGCGAATATCAAGCTCGGGCAAGGGTACATGGCCGCAACCGGCGAATACGACCGAGCGACCACGCGCTTCGACCTCAGCCTCGATGCAAAGGCGTTGCCGTTCCCGCTTGTATTGTCGCTGCTGCCGCCAAATGACAGCATACCTGCGATAACAGGGCTTGTTGATGTCGAAGGCACGGCACAGGGCGAAGCCGACATGACCTCAACATACAACATCAACTTCAACGGGGTTGCACGCGCCGTAACCATCGGCGAGAGCCCGTTCGGCGATGTTGTTTTTGAGGGCAGAACGGCCGATCAAAAGCTGACCGCAAACCTTTCGGCAACGCTGGACGGCCGTCTCCAGACCATCGCAGGAACAATGCACTTTGACGATGCGATGCTGCCATTTGAGGCATCGACCGTACTGAACGATAACTCGCTCACGCCGTATTTGGCCTTCTTTCCGCAGCTCAAGGACATTCCGATCACGGGCAAGGCCACCGGCCGTGTCGAGCTGAGCGGAACGCTGCGGCAGCCGAACAGCAGCGGGCAGCCTGAATTTTCTTCCCGGGGCCTTAGCGGTTCGGCTCAATTCTCACAGCTCTCGATGACGATCCAGGATACGCCGCTTGCGGCCGCTGAACCCGTATCGATCAAGTTCAACGCACGCGAGGTCGTCTTTGAGAATGCAAAGTTCGCCGGCAGCGGCTCGAACATGGCCATAGCGGGCACGAAGGCGCTTGCCGCCGATGCCGTCAACGACCTTTCGATCAACGGCCGTATCAGTCTCAATCTGGTCAATCTTTTTACAAAGGACACATTCTACGCGGGCCTTGCAGATGTTGCGGTCAGGATCACGGGGCAGAATACGCAAAGCCGCCTTTCCGGTACCGCTTCGACCGAGAATGCATCGTTCGCCGCTTTTATCGGCACCGATCGCCTCACGCTCGACAGGATCCGAGCGCGGGTCATTTTCTCATCCGATCAAGCCGATATCGAGAATATGTCGGGTTATCTAGGCGGGGGAAAATTCACAGCCGGCGGCGGTGCGATATTGAATGGCCTCAGCGTACAGTCATTCCGCCTTTCGCTGAACGGAAGCAATGTTACGGTTCCGCTGCCGCAGGATTTTATAACGACGGGCGATGCGCGCATCGACATCACCGGCATAAGAGGCGGCAGTGCGAACGTCTTGCAGGTTACTATCGGAGGCCGCGTATATGCACGCCGCAGCCTCTATTCGCATGACATCGACCTTGCTAACGTGATCGGTGCCCGGCACGAGCGGCCGATCTCATCCGGCCCGAGTTCGATCGCACCGCCGCGATTCGACCTCGTGATAGAGGGCCGCGATGCCTTGACCGTGAGAAATAACATTGCCGATCTGACCGCGTCAGTTTCGCTTGTGCTCACAGGCGACGCAAATGAGCCGAGACTTTCGGGCCGCATCACGGCGAACAGCGGCACGATGTTCTACCGCAACGACCGCTACGACATCCAACGCGGCGTACTGGAGTTCCCGCCCGACACCACCATCGAGCCTGTCATCGATCTGCAGGCCGAGAGCGAAATAAACGGCTATCAGATATTCGTCAATCTTTCGGGGCCGCTTAAGGATACTGAAAGGCTGACCGCAAATGTCCGCTCAGTGCCTGCACTGCCGAGCGACGATGTTGTCTCGCTGATAACGACCGGAAGCCTTGCGAACACCGCAGGCGGCATTCCGACGCTGGCACAAAGCGGCATCAACACTGCTGCTGAGATAATTACGGATTCTATAATAAATGCACCGGCACGGCGTGCAACGAACAAGCTGTTCGGGCTTAACGTCTTTGAGATCGACCCGATCATCTCGGGACAGCAGGCCGGCGTCGGTGCCTCGGCACGGCTGACGGTCGGGCGGCAGATCAATAACAATCTCCGTGTTACTTACGCGACGAATCTTTCGCAGGACCAGAATCAGGTGCTCGCACTCGAATACAGGGTCTCGAATAAACTGTCGTTTGTTGCCCAATACGAGCAGCGTTCGCTGACGAACGTAACACGCAACCGCGATAACTTCAGCTTCGAAGTACGTTTTAGGAGAAGATTCTAG
- a CDS encoding BamA/TamA family outer membrane protein — protein sequence MAMFAVMSIFACVLLGFGQSKYEFRRIDSARVSFDVGEPDLSDAERIRAIVAPLAGTIYSSTAVHDAITAIYDTRLAASVVVTASLNDKGGVALDFKVREKTRIDRVTVKVGETVGDKVTEQELLFKLNILESGVAVSDNVLRNNVDQILEYLRERGFYQSEATFVKTTAANVNDINAVFTVTPGVQARVEGVEIKIDGFPGTFSTEKLGLEAGGLYSRDRLDREMQTIRKVLRQKEFYAPFIDDPRVVYDSEKNLISVSITGRVGPAIKVSIDAMGKKQKVSEGSLNKLLPVKREGTLDYAAIVEGERRLETHFQELGYFFADVRAVCSVEPQLIDSNGQPMANGNEFLCSALGSSDLAEHKVDIKYNAYLNRKFNLRRMTIRGTSAMSIEDIRTVLSTQEANLLGVIPLFGYGRGYTSTPTLEADAATIASLMAELGYREAEVHVNQGVGITSDDLIITFQVDEGPRTFVRNVTIAGNKAVSDATLRAVLPPLAGEAYSRAKFRNATRKLSEYYSEQGFYDARVSFTVSEVPAIPNSETRRIDIEFKVENEGTPVRINRVLVDGQKNVRPSAVLRASPLRTGNLLRSRDVYATEQNLYATDAFDKVTVKPREVGRTDSGEKLSDLIINVSEQPARLMTYGGGFSTELGPNGFFDIRHVDLLGKLWQGGARVRLSRRQQLAQLDLFNPRFIREKDKFAPLTISVQYQRDSTVTRFFRSAFDKGTFGIVQRIDEHGVPIDEFGNAAGRPTINRLTLSAETSRTLSRRDRSILFVRYRFEDVRLQNIESLLIKDLLMPDRRVRISGFGATFARDTRTNCTRAYSLLELIEKGELGDPCRYNASDPTNGSYITAEYNVSIPQLGANIGFHKFQASYNHYYTLTKLHNTTLAGRAVIGLAQAFSARNRFGTDPNLRDLNGLLPVSERFFAGGSNTLRGFNFEEAGPRVVVVPEGTFRNSSGQIVTLDPFTIPFGGNALAIVNLEARIPLTKTLRAVPFYDGGNVFRRIGDIFKPPQVPANDLLRRNLRALWTNTVGLGLRLKTPVGGELGVDVGYLLNPPQFLIPQGTAPPATYRLQQTQIHFRFAQAF from the coding sequence ATGGCAATGTTTGCCGTGATGTCGATCTTTGCGTGTGTGCTCCTTGGCTTCGGGCAAAGCAAGTACGAGTTTCGCAGGATCGACTCGGCCCGGGTGTCTTTCGATGTCGGCGAACCGGACCTTTCAGACGCTGAGCGGATCCGTGCGATCGTTGCGCCGCTCGCCGGAACGATATATTCATCGACGGCCGTCCACGATGCGATAACCGCCATCTATGACACACGCCTTGCCGCGTCGGTAGTGGTTACGGCATCGCTCAATGACAAGGGCGGTGTCGCGTTGGATTTCAAAGTTCGCGAAAAGACCAGGATCGACAGGGTAACGGTCAAGGTAGGCGAGACGGTCGGTGATAAGGTGACTGAGCAGGAGCTGCTCTTCAAACTCAATATTCTCGAATCGGGTGTCGCCGTTAGCGACAACGTCTTGCGTAACAATGTCGATCAGATACTTGAATACCTGCGTGAGCGCGGCTTTTATCAGAGTGAAGCTACATTTGTAAAGACCACAGCCGCGAACGTGAATGACATCAACGCCGTCTTCACGGTAACGCCGGGTGTACAAGCGAGGGTCGAGGGTGTCGAAATAAAGATCGACGGCTTTCCCGGTACGTTTTCGACAGAGAAACTCGGCCTTGAAGCGGGCGGCCTGTATTCACGCGACCGGCTCGACCGCGAAATGCAGACAATACGTAAGGTACTGCGTCAAAAGGAGTTCTACGCGCCGTTCATTGATGATCCGCGAGTCGTTTATGACAGCGAGAAGAACCTTATTTCAGTCTCGATCACGGGCAGGGTCGGGCCGGCCATCAAGGTTTCGATCGACGCAATGGGCAAGAAGCAAAAGGTATCCGAAGGGAGCCTGAATAAGCTGCTGCCGGTAAAACGCGAGGGTACGCTCGACTATGCGGCGATCGTCGAAGGCGAACGCAGGCTTGAAACGCATTTTCAGGAATTGGGCTACTTCTTTGCCGACGTCCGCGCCGTATGCTCGGTCGAACCGCAGCTCATCGACAGCAACGGCCAACCGATGGCGAACGGCAATGAGTTCCTTTGTTCTGCGCTCGGCAGTTCTGACCTAGCAGAACATAAGGTCGATATAAAATACAACGCTTATCTCAACCGCAAATTTAACCTACGGCGTATGACGATACGCGGCACGTCCGCAATGAGTATCGAGGACATCCGTACCGTGCTCTCCACACAGGAGGCAAATCTGCTCGGCGTAATACCGCTATTCGGCTACGGCCGCGGCTATACAAGCACACCAACGCTCGAGGCAGATGCGGCGACCATAGCATCGCTTATGGCGGAGCTTGGTTATCGCGAGGCTGAGGTTCATGTCAACCAAGGTGTCGGCATCACAAGCGACGACCTCATTATCACTTTTCAGGTGGATGAAGGCCCGCGGACATTCGTCCGCAATGTAACGATAGCAGGCAATAAAGCCGTTTCGGATGCAACGCTGCGTGCAGTGCTTCCGCCGCTTGCGGGCGAGGCATATTCGCGTGCGAAGTTCCGAAATGCGACGCGCAAACTCTCGGAATATTATTCGGAGCAAGGCTTTTATGACGCACGGGTCTCATTCACCGTATCTGAAGTGCCTGCCATTCCGAACAGCGAAACACGCCGGATCGATATCGAATTCAAGGTAGAGAATGAGGGTACGCCGGTACGCATCAACCGCGTGTTGGTTGACGGTCAAAAGAATGTACGGCCTTCTGCGGTGCTGCGGGCGTCGCCGCTGCGTACCGGCAACCTTCTGCGTTCGCGCGATGTCTATGCGACCGAACAGAACCTCTACGCGACGGATGCATTCGATAAAGTTACGGTCAAGCCGCGTGAGGTCGGCCGTACCGATTCCGGCGAGAAGCTTAGCGATCTTATCATCAACGTCTCTGAGCAGCCCGCAAGGCTTATGACATACGGCGGCGGCTTTTCGACGGAACTCGGCCCGAACGGCTTTTTTGATATCAGGCACGTCGATCTTTTGGGCAAGCTTTGGCAGGGCGGCGCACGAGTTCGCCTGAGCCGACGCCAGCAGCTTGCTCAGCTCGACCTGTTCAACCCGCGGTTCATCCGCGAAAAGGATAAGTTCGCGCCGCTGACCATTTCGGTTCAGTATCAACGCGACTCGACCGTAACGCGGTTCTTCAGGTCAGCTTTTGATAAAGGCACGTTCGGCATTGTGCAGCGAATTGATGAACATGGCGTGCCGATCGATGAATTCGGCAATGCCGCGGGCCGCCCTACGATCAACCGTCTGACGCTGTCCGCCGAGACGAGCCGGACGCTCAGCCGCCGCGACCGAAGCATCCTTTTCGTCCGCTACAGGTTCGAGGACGTCCGCCTGCAGAACATCGAAAGCCTGCTGATAAAGGATCTTTTGATGCCGGACAGGCGTGTTCGCATCTCGGGTTTCGGAGCGACATTTGCCCGCGATACACGTACGAACTGCACTCGTGCATACTCGCTGCTGGAGCTGATCGAAAAAGGTGAACTGGGAGATCCTTGCCGCTATAACGCAAGCGACCCTACGAACGGAAGCTATATCACCGCCGAATATAACGTGTCGATACCGCAGCTGGGGGCCAATATCGGTTTTCACAAGTTTCAGGCGTCCTATAACCACTATTACACGCTGACGAAGCTTCATAACACAACGCTGGCGGGGCGTGCGGTGATCGGCCTCGCTCAGGCGTTCTCGGCGCGGAACCGCTTTGGCACTGACCCGAATCTTCGAGATCTGAACGGGTTGCTGCCTGTCAGCGAGCGCTTCTTTGCCGGCGGATCAAATACGCTGCGAGGCTTTAATTTCGAAGAAGCGGGACCGCGCGTGGTCGTCGTTCCTGAGGGCACCTTCCGAAACAGCAGCGGCCAGATCGTTACGCTCGATCCTTTTACCATACCATTTGGCGGCAACGCTCTGGCCATCGTAAATCTCGAAGCACGAATACCGCTGACCAAGACGCTGCGAGCGGTGCCATTCTATGACGGCGGAAACGTCTTCCGGCGGATCGGCGACATCTTCAAGCCGCCTCAAGTTCCTGCGAACGACCTGCTGCGGCGGAATCTGCGGGCACTGTGGACGAACACCGTTGGGCTCGGTTTGCGGCTAAAGACGCCCGTAGGCGGTGAGTTGGGAGTGGATGTCGGCTACTTGCTGAATCCGCCGCAGTTCCTGATACCGCAGGGAACGGCGCCGCCCGCAACCTATCGGCTGCAGCAGACACAGATCCACTTTCGATTTGCACAGGCCTTCTGA
- a CDS encoding diguanylate cyclase gives MKLRLPSYNGNRAKLAAAIAFSLVVYAAAYLYFGGAITALLAPFGVLAVAAYRIHIRRLERKNEQLVKTNKIHIATVEALATAIDAHDQSGSSHVRRMQIYSVGLGRAVGMSRDEVEALRTAALLHDIGKLAVPDHILNKGDELTPIEFEKTKIHSTVGAAILNSIQFESPVAPAVRSHHENWDGTGYPDGLAGELIPLSARIIAIADAYDTSLSARSMFKVSSRKDAREVILQGAGKLFDPVLAQVFLKHLTAFEAEIEEAGLSYEAELASERSGHGRDSFVFHIKEANREANRLFEIAREFGSVMNIQDTLAMFAGKVAEFVPFDTCAIYLVDDTYQHADAVYVEGENAEVLGLRRIRIGEGATGFVLKHCESVKNVNPDLDFAHSLEHVDDEYTSMVSLPLMSAGELLGAISVYSKKIHAYCDEHVRLLETVSQLAADAIYKSRSHEEARAFALTDPMTGLPNERSLRLQFDREVARAERHRAGFQVVMLDLDGFKAVNDSFGHQTGDEMLYEITQVILGQLREYDFLARYGGDEFVALIPETDNSVIMDVCDRIEKAVGEFELIVNADKSARVGVSIGAAYCADSTTTFEDLISAADRAMYQQKKLRKLRQRDPRVSLPAAQLADVINAEGDPHIPQVSAEFVVELDETHVVA, from the coding sequence ATGAAGCTAAGATTACCTTCCTACAATGGTAATAGGGCCAAGCTGGCCGCAGCGATCGCATTCAGCTTGGTGGTTTATGCCGCAGCCTATTTATATTTTGGCGGAGCGATAACCGCTTTGCTTGCACCATTCGGCGTACTCGCCGTCGCAGCCTATCGTATCCACATCCGCCGGCTTGAGAGAAAGAACGAACAGCTTGTAAAGACCAACAAGATACATATCGCAACGGTTGAGGCCCTTGCCACAGCGATCGATGCGCACGACCAGAGCGGCTCATCCCACGTACGGCGTATGCAGATCTATTCTGTCGGGCTTGGCAGGGCCGTCGGTATGTCCCGCGATGAGGTCGAGGCGCTTCGAACGGCCGCTCTTCTCCACGATATCGGCAAACTCGCCGTGCCCGATCATATCCTCAACAAGGGTGACGAGCTTACACCGATCGAATTTGAAAAAACAAAGATACATTCAACGGTCGGGGCGGCGATCCTTAATTCGATACAATTCGAATCGCCGGTCGCACCTGCTGTAAGGTCGCATCATGAGAACTGGGACGGCACAGGCTATCCGGACGGTTTGGCAGGGGAATTGATACCTCTTTCCGCACGCATCATCGCCATTGCCGATGCGTATGACACATCGCTTAGTGCGAGGTCGATGTTCAAGGTCAGCTCTCGCAAAGATGCCCGCGAGGTGATACTTCAGGGCGCCGGCAAGCTGTTCGATCCGGTGTTGGCCCAGGTCTTTCTCAAACATCTGACAGCGTTCGAGGCCGAGATCGAAGAAGCGGGCCTCAGCTACGAGGCGGAGTTGGCATCGGAACGATCCGGCCACGGACGCGATTCATTCGTATTCCACATCAAGGAAGCCAACCGTGAGGCTAACCGCTTGTTCGAGATAGCTCGTGAATTCGGCTCGGTGATGAATATTCAGGATACGCTTGCAATGTTCGCCGGCAAGGTCGCCGAGTTCGTCCCGTTCGATACATGTGCGATCTATCTTGTCGATGATACATATCAGCATGCTGACGCTGTGTATGTTGAGGGCGAGAATGCCGAGGTGCTTGGCTTGCGGCGGATCCGAATCGGTGAAGGAGCCACGGGCTTTGTACTAAAGCACTGCGAAAGCGTTAAGAACGTCAATCCGGATCTCGATTTCGCCCATTCACTCGAACACGTAGATGATGAATATACTTCGATGGTATCGCTGCCGCTGATGTCCGCGGGTGAACTTCTCGGTGCGATCTCGGTGTATTCAAAGAAGATCCATGCGTATTGCGATGAGCATGTTCGTTTGCTCGAAACCGTTTCGCAGCTGGCGGCGGACGCGATCTATAAATCACGCTCGCACGAAGAAGCACGGGCATTTGCTCTGACCGACCCGATGACAGGCCTGCCAAATGAGCGAAGCCTCCGGCTGCAGTTCGATCGCGAGGTCGCCCGTGCTGAGCGCCACCGTGCGGGTTTCCAGGTCGTGATGCTTGACCTCGACGGCTTTAAGGCTGTTAACGACTCGTTCGGACACCAGACCGGCGACGAGATGTTGTATGAGATCACACAGGTCATTCTCGGCCAGCTTCGCGAGTATGATTTCCTTGCACGCTACGGCGGAGATGAGTTCGTGGCGTTGATACCCGAGACGGATAACTCCGTGATAATGGATGTGTGCGACCGTATAGAGAAAGCCGTCGGCGAGTTTGAGCTGATCGTCAATGCAGACAAGTCGGCCCGCGTCGGCGTCAGCATCGGTGCGGCATATTGCGCTGACAGCACAACCACTTTTGAGGACTTGATAAGCGCGGCCGACCGTGCGATGTATCAGCAAAAGAAGCTCCGCAAGCTGCGCCAGCGGGACCCGCGGGTATCGCTTCCCGCCGCACAGTTGGCCGACGTGATAAATGCCGAAGGAGATCCGCACATTCCGCAGGTGTCAGCCGAATTCGTTGTCGAGCTGGATGAGACGCACGTTGTTGCGTGA